Proteins found in one Neurospora crassa OR74A linkage group II, whole genome shotgun sequence genomic segment:
- a CDS encoding pumilio-family RNA binding repeat protein: MSAVAASTGSPNERRASASRSFSQSQDENTKLPDELMSPNLQQVKMNEAMAAVDAYSMDKLYATISEQQVMSLQQRSVESFKPSDEEVRFPRALDHQSSCSSLPITPATDGFHTTASTTRPASATLSDGQPTNDEVLRLKQELAQAQTQISRLDQELAQTRYVTQDGVCATPDLSVDPDFQAASVATVSPSGSRPATNGAFGCPAKMPFGRDNNWAAHNNARPDTGDTLLDMSAAGLNRSRAIWNNSKSSYSPTFAPGPIAIVDGPQATPWQNMRGSNQAYEPSYMPSALETYRPERINNDHDMSRPMGRRGNRYDNRLGSSSAYGGYSVYSMGPGHYEATTPAYPGGPPNAMAGGAGMNMYSAYPQPPVVSPLSPHATEFTAAGAPWKTETVTSEGQTYLPATEPLNYRRLLDRNVTCDWKYIVDKIVCNNDQQASIFLQQKLKVGTPEQKYDIVEAIVAQAYPLMVNRFGNFLVQRCFEHGTPEQVIKIAEAIRGNTLNLSMDPFGCHVVQKAFDSVPEDYKAIMVHELLRRIPETVIHRYACHVWQKLFELRWTESPPQIMKYVNDALHGMWHEVALGETGSLVVQNIFENCLEEDKRPCIEEVLANIDIVAHGQFGNWCIQHICEHGAPADRSRAIDHVIRYAAKYSMDQFASKVVEKCLKIGGPEFLGRYLDRVCEGRHDRPRIPLIDIASDQYGNYLIQYILTHANPQHREIVAAHIRKHMVSLRGSKFGSRVGMLCTNHAVATRPGPGVGPAMGGRVAPGPRFNGTYHR, encoded by the exons ATGTCTGCCGTCGCAGCATCCACCGGCTCGCCCAACGAGCGCCGTGCTTCGGCTTCCAGGAGTTTCTCGCAGTCTCAGGACGAGAACACGAAGCTTCCCGATGAGTTGATGTCTCCCAACTTGCAGCAG GTTAAGATGAACGAGGCCATGGCTGCCGTAGACGCCTACTCCATGGACAAATTGTACGCCACCATCTCCGAGCAACAAGTCATGTCACTGCAGCAACGCAGCGTCGAGTCTTTCAAACCGTCGGACGAAGAAGTCAGATTCCCTCGTGCCCTTGATCACCAGTCGTCGTGCAGCTCTCTTCCCATTACACCCGCTACGGATGGGTTCCATACAACTGCATCTACGACTAGACCTGCTAGTGCCACGCTTAGCGACGGTCAACCCACCAACGACGAGGTTTTACGTCTGAAGCAAGAGCTTGCGCAGGCCCAGACCCAAATCTCACGGCTGGACCAAGAACTGGCTCAGACTCGCTATGTCACCCAGGACGGTGTATGCGCAACGCCAGACTTGAGTGTCGATCCCGACTTTCAGGCTGCCAGTGTTGCGACGGTATCTCCCTCGGGCTCGCGACCCGCCACGAACGGAGCATTTGGATGCCCTGCCAAAATGCCATTTGGCCGTGACAACAACTGGGCGGCTCACAACAATGCGCGCCCCGATACTGGAGATACTTTGTTAGACATGTCGGCTGCAGGCCTCAATCGTTCTCGCGCCATTTGGAACAACAGCAAATCTTCCTATTCTCCGACTTTTGCGCCCGGACCTATCGCCATTGTCGACGGTCCCCAGGCCACACCGTGGCAGAACATGCGTGGCTCGAACCAGGCATACGAGCCTTCTTATATGCCATCGGCCCTGGAGACTTACCGACCTGAGCGTATCAACAATGATCACGACATGAGCCGCCCCATGGGTCGTCGAGGCAACAGATACGATAACCGCTTAGGCTCCTCCAGTGCCTATGGTGGTTACAGTGTGTACAGCATGGGGCCTGGCCACTACGAAGCTACTACTCCTGCTTATCCAGGAGGCCCGCCTAACGCCATGGCGGGCGGCGCAGGTATGAATATGTATTCGGCCTACCCACAGCCGCCGGTTGTATCACCGCTCTCTCCGCATGCCACTGAGTTTACTGCTGCAGGAGCACCTTGGAAGACAGAG ACTGTGACTTCCGAAGGACAAACCTATTTGCCGGCTACGGAGCCTCTCAACTATCGCAGGCTGTTGGACCGCAACGTCACTTGCGACTGGAAGTATATCGTCGACAAGATTGTTTGCAACAATGACCAACAGGCTTCTATCTTCCTTCAGCAGAAGCTTAAGGTGGGAACGCCCGAGCAAAAGTATGACATTGTTGAAGCCATCGTTGCGCAAGCCTATCCTTTGATGGTCAATCGGTTCGGAAACTTTCTCGTACAGCGCTGCTTCGAACATGGCACACCTGAGCAAGTCATCAAGATTGCTGAGGCAATCCGCGGCAACACTCTCAACCTTTCTATGGATCCCTTTGGTTGCCACGTCGTTCAGAAGGCCTTCGATTCTGTCCCTGAAGATTACAAGGCTATCATGGTCCACGAGCTTCTGCGCAGGATCCCGGAGACGGTTATTCACCGTTACGCATGCCACGTGTGGCAGAAGCTGTTCGAGCTGAGATGGACTGAATCTCCCCCGCAGATCATGAAGTACGTCAACGATGCTCTTCATGGCATGTGGCACGAGGTTGCATTGGGTGAGACTGGTAGTCTTGTTGTCCAGAATATCTTTGAGAACTGTTTGGAAGAAGACAAG CGTCCCTGCATCGAGGAAGTCCTTGCCAACATCGATATCGTCGCCCATGGCCAATTTGGAAACTGGTGCATACAGCATATCTGCGAGCATGGTGCTCCCGCAGACCGCAGCCGTGCTATCGATCATGTTATTCGCTATGCAGCTAAGTACAGCATGGACCAGTTCGCCTCAAAGGTTGTTGAGAAGTGCCTCAAGATTGGAGGCCCAGAATTCCTGGGTCGCTATCTGGATCGCGTTTGCGAGGGCAGACATGACCGTCCACGCATCCCGTTGATCGATATCGCCAGCGACCAGTATGGCAACTACCTCATCCAGTACATTCTGACCCATGCCAACCCTCAGCACCGGGAGATTGTTGCTGCTCACATCCGGAAGCATATGGTCTCTCTTCGTGGATCGAAGTTCGGCTCCCGCGTCGGCATGCTCTGCACCAATCACGCTGTTGCTACTCGTCCTGGCCCTGGTGTTGGCCCTGCCATGGGAGGCCGCGTTGCTCCTGGTCCTCGCTTCAATGGAACTTATCACCGTTGA
- the mig-5 gene encoding aldo-keto reductase family 1 member C13, which produces MNSATSNFEVDATGVSPKQIHNLIPSLKLSDGNEIPMLGYGLGTANYKSGDSADTISEPIVNATLTALNAGYAHLDGAEVYGNEVELGRAIAQSKLPRSSLYITTKTIVRAGDTVTQSFNRSLEKLGLDYVDLYLLHSPFFAKNPEQLQAAWREMEKIKDSGMAKSIGVSNFLISHLQTLFDIPGGLQYPPVVNQIEYHPYLQHVVEGEDLVAFCREKHIAIAAYSPLTAITKARPGPVDPIYTQLAKKYGVSEAEIAFRWCLDQGIVTLTTSSNEERLKGYLKKLPSFKLTPKEVEDIASAGKEKHYRVWWTEEFAGDDRH; this is translated from the exons ATGAACTCTGCCACCTCCAACTTCGAGGTCGATGCCACCGGCGTCTCACCCAAGCAAATCCACAACCTCATCCCATCGCTCAAGCTCTCCGATGGCAATGAGATCCCCATG CTCGGCTACGGCCTCGGTACAGCCAACTACAAATCCGGCGACTCCGCCGACACCATCTCCGAGCCTATTGTCAATGCCACCTTGACCGCTCTCAACGCCGGCTACGCGCACCTGGACGGCGCCGAAGTCTACGGCAACGAAGTCGAGCTCGGCAGAGCCATTGCGCAATCCAAGCTGCCTCGCTCGTCCCTctacatcaccaccaagactATTGTCCGCGCCGGAGACACAGTCACCCAGTCTTTCAACCGCTCGCTCGAGAAGCTCGGGCTCGATTACGTCGACCTGTACCTCTTGCACTCTCCTTTCTTCGCCAAGAACCCCGAGCAACTCCAGGCGGCGTGGCGGGAAATGGAAAAGATCAAGGATAGCGGGATGGCCAAGTCCATTGGTGTTTCCAATTTCCTGATCTCGCATCTGCAGACCCTGTTTGACATTCCTGGAGGGTTGCAGTACCCGCCCGTCGTTAACCAGATTGAATACCATCCTTACCTTCAGCATGTGGTTGAGGGCGAGGATTTGGTCGCGTTTTGCCGGGAGAAGCACATTGCTATTGCAGCCTATTCGCCGCTGACGGCCATCACCAAGGCTCGCCCGGGCCCTGTCGACCCCATTTACACGCAGCTGGCCAAGAAGTACGGTGTCAGTGAGGCCGAGATTGCCTTCAGATGGTGTCTGGATCAGGGTATTGTGACGCTCACAACGAGTAGCAATGAGGAGAGGCTAAAGGGCTACCTGAAGAAGCTGCCCAGCTTCAAGTTGACACCCAAGGAGGTCGAGGATATCGCGTCAGCGGGAAAGGAGAAGCATTATAGGGTGTGGTGGACTGAGGAATTCGCTGGGGACGACAGGCATTAA